The genomic DNA CATGTATGAATGTTTTAACATCTCAGCTAGGGTTAGGCTAACACCAAAAACTAAATGTTTCAGTGTTGATGTCGCCTCAGCCGATCCAACCACAACAATCTAAGTTACAAAATAAACTACAGGCAAAAAAACGAGCCAGACAAAGATCTTCAGTTACAGAAAAAGATATTAATGGTAACAACGAGGGATGTCCTGAACCAAATGCGTCGTCAGACAACTTCCCCTGGTCAACGTTGGCATAAACCTATGCACGATTCTTTATTTACaactgaaacaagaaaaaattcACTGGTTTTGTTCATTGTTGTTTACATTTCCACTGTGCTGAGGTCAGAAAGCCTTAGTGAGTCTTTATCACAGTGCTCCTTTGCTAAACTCCTTCAGTGTTCCCTCTTGGCCAACATGCAGGTTACCTCAGTAAGAAACAGATTCTACAGCTAATCAGCAATACGTGGAGAGCTTATTATCTAGAAGAGTGCTCTCAGGTGTCTGCAGATACTAATAAATGACTCAGATTGAGAGCCAATAAAGcttgctgtatttttctgtttttcttactTCTTTTGAGGATAAAATGTCAGCATGATACCAACAGTTCAGTATGAGCGTAAAACATCCACACCCtgaacccacaaaacacccacaacagtggtctgtttttgtaaaaggaagaaaggaagcaTTTTAGTTCTTACCTGGACAGTCTATCATGTAGTATACAGCTTCATCTACTCCAGCAGAGTGATGTAAATCTGCCAAAAAACAAgattcaaaaatgagaaacacgaAATTAGTAGGGTTGGCAGCCTGTCTTTCAGACTTTAAAGTCATTTATCACTAAAACTGTGTAATCTTAATTCCAGAAGGAAATGACAGATGTCATATCTATGATGAAATACCGGCTGAAGGGGAACTTTGGTCTACAAATGGTGAGAAAGGagaagtgtttaaaaaaaaaagtccctttttttgttgtggCTGAGAGTGACCTAAAATTAAATTCCAGGCTTTAATCTGTGCAGGATCACGACACCAACATCTTTTTCTCTAATTATTTGACTacttattagtgagacattaaTGATTCAGTGATTTAGACCTTTAATGCCGTGTACAGTAGCAACGGTCCATTAAGGTAAACTGGTCTGTAAGGTAGTCTAACAACATACATGCTATAACATGATTAGTTTTTAAAGTGAAATCAGTACATTTTATCTGCTTATGTGAGACAGTTAAAGAGACTTGAGATTGTAGAAGAATCAAGTCAGAAATCAAGTCAGAATTACCTTAATTAAAAGAACATTACAtctaaaaaattaaatgcttatgaacaaaaaaaggacaaattatTTCATAAGAGTCAGTCTGTCTAGTCCGAATGTGAGTCTATAGTAATTATAGGGTTGCTGCTGAAGTCAATAATATCAGTAATTATTCATTTTAGGCATTATCAGTAATATTTCCAACTGTGAAGTTTCATAACAAAATGATTTCATTCAGTCACCAGAGATCCGCTCACAGGAATAACTTGTTAGCAACTCAGCTAAGCTAACATGCTcataaattttaattttctgtccTTAGTTAATTTTTATTGAATACAGCATTGAGTTGTAAATTGAGTACAACAGTGAACAAAATGTCAAGGAGGACCAAATATTAGCACAACGATGAAAATTCTGACCCACCAACAGGAATAACTTGTTTGAACTCAACTGCTAGCAACTCAGCTAAGCCAGTAAGCTAACCGAATTTTGTTTTCTGCCGGCAGTTAATTTTTATTGAAAGGAATGTGTGTACAGtggtgagcaaaatgtcaaggAGGAGGAAGTATTGCCCACAGTAATGAAAATTCTGACCCGCGAACAGAGTCGTAACTGAGTCGTTTGAACTCAATGTCCTGCTATCAACTCAGCTAAGTTAATAAGCTAACTAAAATATGTTTTCCGTCTGCAATTAATTTTTATTGAAGGAAGTGTACATATAGGGTGAAAAACTGTCAGGAAGGAGCAAATAATAGCACAGTAATCGGTCTGGAGGTCCACTGAATGACTAGTCCAGATGGCTAGTGTTAGCAGCTAGCTCACCAGACCATATAAACAGTGTCTGGCCATAATATTCATTGCTAACCCTAAAACAAGATGAAACTGGAGACCAGAAAAAAAAGGTGTACATGAAAGCCCCTACAATGTTTTAaaactcttttctctctctggatTTCAGATAAGACTTTTTTAGTCACCTCGTTTTTTCAGCTTGAATCTCCGAGTAAAGTAGAAGATGATGATTATCAGCAGGATGAAGATGCCCACTCCCATCAGCAGATACGGAGGTGGTGGCGAGGCTGAATGACAGTAAAACACACAATACTTCATGTGATTACTTGATCTCTACACGGCTAACATTTAATTTACAGATTGTTAATTTCCGGATCTGAATGTTAGAACTGATGCTTTAAATCTTCATTCTGTGATGTCTGTCTGTGTTAATGCTGCCATAGAGGTTAAAGTTTTCACCGCAGTCGTCGATGGTGTCATACCTTATGTGTGGGAAGGAAGACATACATTAAATTTCATCAATAAAAAATCGTCAGGATTTACTTGAAAAATATCCACAATGCATTTACGATCAATCAGAACATTTGTGAGAATAATAATGATTTGAACAAATGGCCAAATTCAAGATACAATCAAATCtaatctaaccctaacccactaACTTCTATCTGGGCAGACTGTTGTGGTGTGAGGAGCTCAAACATCTGGAATGAGCTCTGAGTAGAGTCACTGGTCAGAGCTCAGGTGGTTTGGGTGTCTGGTAAGGATCCCTCCTGTTAGCGAGCTGTTGTCAAAGACTTGCACTGCTCACGcgtttgtctgcttcaaaagcATTTGACATTTGGACTTCATTCACACCATCACCCAACTCCCTGAGATGATCTGATctgttttcacacaaacagcaaTAAGCTGTTTATTGTCTCCAAAAGTCTTGGAAGAACTGAAGTCATCAGCAAACTCTGCatttaaaacagacaaatacaACTATTTTACAACTCAACCTCTCTCTGAGTGccaattcttcttcttctacttcttcttcttgtcacCGCCCAGTGAAAATGTTGCTGCCCTAAATTAGGACGTTTAAATATCTCCggatcttgttcacaagtgaCAGGAAAACACAGCATAACAGTCTGTTGCAGCTTCAGCAGTATTGCACCAGACTGTTGAAGATTAAGCTGAGGGTGGCGCTCTTCATTTACCAGTGAATCTATGTTCTAATCTTCACCTGTCTTTAGGTGATCTGATTAGATTATCAGACCCTGAACTGGTTGGAAGGATAGCGTATCTCATCTAGCCTTGGGATTCTGTCAGGCCTGCCTCTGCAATTTCTGGATagggctcctcctcctccctcattctgtttcctttttagGTGTGCCTGGTATGGAGGCTGTGGCAGCAGGTGATTCTGCTCAGCAGAAGTGGCAAACAGGTGTTCCAAGCCAATCAGCATTCATCTCCTCTGCAACATAACCAGATGCCTTTCACCATTCGATGAATGAACCATCTGGACAATCCATTCTTGGCCACTTGGACCTCACAGCTCATCCAGTTCTGCCACAACAACCCAGCTGAACCCAGCTTAGATGATCGCCTGGTTCATCCCCACTGTACACTGTACATCCAACCCTTACCACTCCTGATGCTGCAGCCTCTGCCATTCCCCTCTCATGGCCTCACAGACATCGTAACAGATTCCCCAgaactggaaaatgttgctTGGAGTAACCTGCAAATTTTGCTGCTATTAAGACTCGGGATAAGTGGAAGAACATGGATGTGTTGTTCATCAAGGAAATAATTAGGAAATTAGCCTTTCCATTTCAACCTTTCAGTCAGTCAGCATCCAAGTGACCACGTCCTTGATTATGCACAAACATCAAGGTTACAGATTAAATAGGCCGGTCACACAGTTGTCATGAACTGGAAAATCATCCATGAACATGAAAACCTTTTAGCTAACTAGCCCACTAAGCCTATAAACATTTTTATGTCTGCTGTAAAGTTTGGCATTTTATTATTGGATTCTAAGGTGGATTGACCTGATTTTggagcctcaagtggccattagACGTTTTGCAGTTTGTGGGGATTTAATTTTACTATGTACTATGAGTATTAATATTATCtactttttagtttttatgcCAACTCTGCTGCCTGTAGGTTTGTGCTTGATGGACAGAAATGAGAGTGGAATCCATTTCATCATCTCTTTCCATTTTAGTTGAGTTGCTCTCTGACATCCTACCTCTCAGATCTGTCTCACCTTCATTCACAGCCAGATAAGCGGCTGCTTTTTCACCACAGAAGTACAATCCAGAGTCGGCAGGCTTAGCATCTATTAGAACCAACGTCTTGTCTGCGGTGGAAACTCGAGGCCTGATTCTTTGTGGTTTTCCGGCGATTTGTTTGCTCCATTCCTGAAAACGCGATCCTCCGATGGGATGAGGACAGTTTAGAGTGACTCTGGTTCCCTCTGTCACATTTTCTATCCTCGTTcctgtggaaaaacaaacattctaaGTGAGTAAAATCCCAGATTCATGCTTTATAATATGCCTACATGATGAACTTTTCCTCCTTTAAACTACTGTGTACCAACAACAGCCTCAGAAACATTGAGAACGGAGGAACTCGTTCTTGTGACGCTTTCTGGATCGTTATTCTGCTTCAGACTCGGTTTGTGTCAAAGAGCTTTACAGATGTTGCAGAAGCGCTGGGAGCAGTTTATCGCTGCACAAGAAGACCCTAAtgcaagggttagggttaacccTATCCTGGACGGATTAGATGAATAAATTAATGGCATGATGCTTTTAAGTCTAATGGTGATGATGATATACCACAGGATAATGTCAGCAGAAAATAAATCCCAGactgtgctgctgcttcttctttgtGAATGTGTCACATGAAGTGTGTTGCTGTTACCTGAGGGGATCACTGTCAGATCTGCAGCTGCTTCGTCATTAC from Acanthochromis polyacanthus isolate Apoly-LR-REF ecotype Palm Island chromosome 11, KAUST_Apoly_ChrSc, whole genome shotgun sequence includes the following:
- the LOC110959378 gene encoding uncharacterized protein LOC110959378 isoform X2 — protein: MKLNTYCCLFVCVRGWNVTAGKIHRVVNDTNTVTLPCHRSVDGSVTWSRDTNGSKVDLIIACGTGDKRLNDPKKRFASLGDEFKTLRILKASVSDSGRYFCNDEAAADLTVIPSGTRIENVTEGTRVTLNCPHPIGGSRFQEWSKQIAGKPQRIRPRVSTADKTLVLIDAKPADSGLYFCGEKAAAYLAVNEASPPPPYLLMGVGIFILLIIIIFYFTRRFKLKKRDLHHSAGVDEAVYYMIDCPDGSKHNDCTYATIPHLPQTGNSTGC
- the LOC110959378 gene encoding uncharacterized protein LOC110959378 isoform X1; protein product: MKLNTYCCLFVCVRGWNVTAGKIHRVVNDTNTVTLPCHRSVDGSVTWSRDTNGSKVDLIIACGTGDKRLNDPKKRFASLGDEFKTLRILKASVSDSGRYFCNDEAAADLTVIPSGTRIENVTEGTRVTLNCPHPIGGSRFQEWSKQIAGKPQRIRPRVSTADKTLVLIDAKPADSGLYFCGEKAAAYLAVNEASPPPPYLLMGVGIFILLIIIIFYFTRRFKLKKRDLHHSAGVDEAVYYMIDCPDGSKHNDCTYATIPHLPQTGNSTGNVGLSPV